A section of the Bombus terrestris chromosome 2, iyBomTerr1.2, whole genome shotgun sequence genome encodes:
- the LOC100643966 gene encoding leucine-rich repeat-containing protein 4C isoform X5: MPAFCGINTESRTGVTGMKGFLRLCRERTVSNTTTYDGVKRSSRLSGIHSQTPRCRVTVSATLLHLLVLAVTFALGTAAICPNGCICDDDNLVVSCIGANLDVIPIALNPSIQRIVLKENRIKIVDAAAFQFYGDLKNVDLSSNHLFTIPNGSFDAQKQLVELHLRHNKISALTEKTFQGLKSLTVLNLRDNYLESLKNGLFASLSKLEELDLGKNRISKVEPGAFQKLGTLRVLHLDDNQLRTIPSPALAPLNALAELHIGWNAFSSLPDDAFKGLEQLTVLDITGAGLDNISDGAFRGLNALRTLELDGNKLREVPTKQLAVLPRLEELTLGQNFFTTLRSGAFQGLSKLKKLDISAAKLLITVERGAFSDNANLETLVLNSNKRLTTMEDGSLAGLPNLRHLMLRDNAFTGFSESLVAWNELRRLDLSENPLVCDCSLLWLAEVLVPRNSSPVLCAEPPESKGKPIKGMTPDELGCAFSDPRKQALLATLCAAGLALLTGLALILYYRCRRHVRDALKDYKWKNRGISRKEHEYQKTFSEDEYMVRSASTHHHHHHHQPQSQQIPSHHHHHHLQQQQLQQQQQQQQQQQHSQIAAGIKPIPVTEL, from the coding sequence ACGCCACGCTGCCGTGTGACCGTATCGGCTACTCTGTTGCACCTGCTCGTCCTGGCTGTCACGTTCGCGCTCGGAACGGCTGCGATCTGTCCAAACGGCTGCATCTGCGACGACGACAACCTCGTGGTATCCTGCATAGGCGCGAATTTGGACGTCATACCCATCGCCCTGAATCCGAGTATCCAACGGATAGTGTTGAAGGAAAATCGGATAAAGATAGTAGACGCGGCGGCGTTTCAATTCTACGGGGACCTGAAAAACGTCGATCTATCGAGCAATCACCTGTTTACCATTCCCAACGGGAGTTTCGACGCGCAAAAGCAACTGGTGGAGCTTCATCTCAGACACAACAAGATCTCAGCGTTGACCGAGAAGACGTTTCAAGGTCTGAAATCTCTGACGGTACTGAATCTACGGGACAACTACTTGGAAAGTCTGAAGAACGGTCTGTTTGCCTCGTTATCAAAGTTGGAGGAACTAGACTTGGGAAAGAATCGCATATCGAAGGTAGAGCCGGGAGCTTTTCAAAAATTGGGTACGCTGAGAGTGTTGCATCTAGACGATAATCAATTGAGAACCATCCCGTCGCCAGCTCTCGCGCCGTTGAACGCCTTGGCTGAATTGCATATAGGTTGGAACGCCTTCTCGTCGCTTCCGGATGACGCGTTCAAGGGATTGGAACAGTTGACCGTGCTGGATATTACCGGTGCTGGTTTAGACAACATCAGCGACGGCGCTTTCCGAGGCTTAAACGCTCTGCGTACGTTGGAACTGGATGGAAACAAGTTACGAGAAGTACCGACGAAACAGTTGGCGGTTCTGCCTCGCCTCGAAGAACTCACCTTGGGTCAAAACTTCTTCACGACTCTGAGGTCCGGAGCCTTTCAAGGTCTATCCAAGTTGAAGAAGCTGGATATATCCGCGGCGAAATTGTTAATCACCGTCGAACGGGGAGCATTCTCGGACAACGCCAATTTAGAGACGCTGGTGTTGAACAGCAACAAACGGCTAACTACAATGGAGGACGGTTCTCTGGCCGGTTTACCCAACTTGAGGCATTTAATGCTACGTGACAACGCGTTCACCGGCTTCTCAGAGTCTTTGGTGGCTTGGAACGAACTGCGTCGACTGGATTTAAGCGAGAATCCCTTGGTCTGCGATTGTAGCTTGCTCTGGCTAGCCGAGGTTCTCGTCCCGAGAAACTCTAGTCCGGTATTATGCGCAGAACCTCCGGAGTCAAAAGGGAAACCCATCAAGGGTATGACACCTGACGAACTGGGCTGCGCCTTCTCCGATCCCCGGAAACAAGCATTGTTGGCGACTTTATGCGCCGCTGGCCTTGCCTTGCTCACCGGCTTGGCTCTGATCCTCTACTACAGATGTCGTAGACACGTCAGGGATGCCTTGAAAGACTACAAATGGAAGAATCGCGGCATTTCCCGCAAGGAACACGAGTATCAAAAAACTTTCTCCGAGGACGAGTACATGGTCAGATCCGCGTCCACCCACCATCACCACCATCATCATCAACCTCAATCGCAACAGATCCCTTCtcatcatcaccatcaccaTCTTCAACAGCAACAGctgcaacagcagcagcaacaacaacaacagcaacagcattCGCAGATAGCGGCGGGTATTAAACCTATACCTGTAACGGAACTGTAG
- the LOC100643843 gene encoding mitochondrial fission 1 protein produces MEDVLEEVVSSDDLKKFERIYNEQLRSSVITQKAQFEYAWCLVRSKYPADIRKGIMLLEDLYCNHNDSEKRDCLYYLAIGNARIKEYTKALAYVRSFLQVEPGNQQVQHLETLIKKKMEKEGLYGMAIAGGVIIGIASILGLSFAMVKRN; encoded by the exons ATGGAGGACGTTCTTGAAGAGGTTGTTTCTTCCGATGATTTAAAG AAATTTGAACGTATATATAACGAACAATTACGTTCATCTGTTATAACACAAAAAGCACAATTTGAATATGCTTGGTGTCTTGTTAGAAGCAAATATCCTGCAGACATCAGAAAGGGAATAATGTTATTGGAAGATTTATATTGCAATCATAATGATAGCGAGAAACGAGATTGTCTCTATTATTTAGCCATTGGAAATGCTAGAATAAAG gAATATACAAAAGCTTTAGCATATGTCAGATCGTTTCTTCAGGTTGAACCTGGAAATCAACAAGTACAACACCTGGAAACGTTGATCaagaaaaagatggaaaaag aaggTCTGTACGGTATGGCCATTGCAGGAGGGGTTATTATCGGTATTGCAAGTATTCTCGGCCTCAGCTTTGCTATGGTCAAAAGAAACTAA
- the LOC100643725 gene encoding dTTP/UTP pyrophosphatase, which yields MFEQVVQALAAGRVVLASGSPRRYEIMKQLGINVEVVLSMYDENLDTLGYKNFGDYVQDLAKYKVQEVYDRLNTDVTPPSLIIGADTLVTMGDVIYGKPKNNLHAFEMLSSLANREHIVYTGVCLKTPKKEVNFYESTKVKFGDISEKQIWAYIKSGEPLDKAGGYGIQGLGGCLIEKIDGDFYTVMGLPLYSLTKQLNEMFGNN from the exons atgtttGAACAAGTAGTGCAAGCCTTGGCAGCAGGTAGAGTTGTATTAGCCAGTGGATCTCCTAGACGATATGAAATAATGAAGCAATTG GGTATAAATGTAGAAGTAGTATTATCTATGTATGATGAAAATTTAGATACACTTGGATATAAAAATTTTGGTGACTATGTACAAGACTTGGCAAAATATAAAGTGCAAGAAGTATATGACAGATTAAACACAGATGTTACGCCACCTTCCTTAATAATTGGTGCAGATACTTTGGTTACAATGGGTGATGTCATTTATGGTAAACCAAAGAATAACTTACATGCATTTGAAATGTTATCAAG TTTAGCAAATAGGGAACACATAGTTTACACTGGAGTATGTTTAAAAACGCCAAAGAAAGaagtaaatttttatgaatctaCAAAAGTAAAATTTGGTGACATATCAGAAAAACAGATATGGGCATATATAAAATCGGGGGAACCATT AGATAAAGCTGGAGGTTACGGCATACAAGGTCTTGGCGGTtgtttaattgaaaaaatagaTGGTGATTTTTATACAGTAATGGGCTTGCCATTGTATTCATTGACAAAACAATTAAATGAAATGTTTGGTAATAACTAA
- the LOC125387160 gene encoding uncharacterized protein LOC125387160: MRRPGTLPNSGTSGHRAAAAIEDGSTPLSVAGDNCSSTGARLHYSNHSLRRTPQPPHLPPRDTDNSSERTQNDSRLQNGIPGHHRAPPPLPSRHQSSCSQSSYPTLPMNGHATHQFHHFPREKDRSSARERSRDRDVGLQSVPHRSDKHRDLQMEMEIRDGLDMGEIGTYRA, encoded by the coding sequence ATGCGCCGTCCGGGAACGCTGCCCAATTCCGGCACGTCCGGTCATCGTGCTGCCGCCGCTATAGAGGACGGCTCCACGCCATTGAGCGTCGCCGGCGATAATTGCTCGTCGACCGGCGCCAGGTTACATTACTCCAATCACTCTTTACGCCGCACGCCGCAACCGCCCCATCTGCCACCTCGCGACACCGACAACTCCTCGGAAAGAACGCAGAACGACTCGAGGCTTCAAAACGGTATACCCGGACATCATCGTGCGCCTCCGCCCCTTCCTTCCAGACACCAATCGTCCTGCAGCCAATCTTCCTATCCTACCCTGCCTATGAACGGCCACGCGACTCATCAGTTCCATCATTTCCCACGCGAGAAAGACAGATCGTCGGCTCGCGAGAGGAGTCGCGATCGGGACGTAGGCCTGCAATCCGTCCCTCATCGGTCCGACAAGCACCGAGATCTTCAGATGGAGATGGAGATACGCGACGGGCTGGACATGGGCGAAATAGGCACTTATCGAGCGTAA